The Caulifigura coniformis genome includes a region encoding these proteins:
- a CDS encoding protein kinase domain-containing protein, whose product MSDWNERANEIFLKATEIEDAQERLEFLAEACRDDAGLRQSVDELLQACSRAGDFLERPLSHLPSALKTAELTLMPERVGRYKVIEELGAGGMGVVYRAWQETPVKRFVALKIIKPGIDTRQTIVRFESERQVLAMMEHPNIARVLDAGATDEGRPFFVMEVVTGVPITHFCDDQSLDVPERLNLFIDVCGAIQHAHQKGIIHRDLKPSNILVTVQDGHPVVKVIDFGVAKAIGPEAADNTLTSAAQWVGTPLYMSPEQASGSSADIDTRSDVYSLGVILYELLSGTTPFDAETLARTHEVERRRIICEEEPTYPSARVAALDLGDRTRVAGEGRNETRRLSRQLRGELDWIVMKALEKDRNRRYDSVGALTADIERFLGGEPVSAGPPSQVYRLKKLAWRHRRALTASLAIVVALVAGTTVAIWQAIEANGARILADDRLRTSELIRTDLKLARERADAERDRARGSELASRRLLYASEMRLAVDAWKANDVRRMREILARHRPRPGEVDHRGFEWHFLHSQTGIQSQDLYKSSKPMHYIRISPDQRTIAAAGADGQIHLFDGQSLERIFSIDAGPSELNAVEFSADSSRIYSGDDAGTIAEWNLVTGDEVRRIQAHQEQVFGLVALPAMNALVSAGPDRLMHVWNLPDLTLRGAHAHHTATIQALAAAPAGDWVAAGADDDHVSVWDLKSSGPMWAQADQPISRVNNLAVSPDGRLLATAHLSGLLTFRESLSGGFLGQYVFPDSLHSVAFTPMTHKGASSLWVAVGDRSGSIYLYPGAMFALHSDLFPTSTIGQARHWQAHEGKVYAMAFTGDGRRLLTAGQDGAIKAWNYEGSSSSRRLPGRIHDFALISNDRVATGDDTCVRLSPLSKEGPVQTIKVAGYGGSLQYASEADTLFFYGARSKIYSAPASGGTARLVHARPAELQYGQFAVDSSGNKLAVVLLSSDRVVTTGVGFPLLPEVPPIPCASVIHEMRFSRDGHLAFDQSKDVLIADCETGEIVQTLKGHQTTVMDFEFSPDGRRLATVSGDRTVRVWDWKEGKELWREVAHTNEAYAVTFSPDGETVATAGTDAALRLWRWKENTLVLEYRLIDWPVDQIQFSDDGMKLLVHADDGLRIYDATAAPSETSPSLNEDLPGAAKTGLEKRPAGPG is encoded by the coding sequence GTGTCGGACTGGAACGAACGGGCCAATGAGATTTTTCTCAAGGCGACCGAAATCGAGGACGCTCAGGAGCGTCTCGAGTTTCTGGCCGAGGCGTGCAGGGACGACGCGGGGCTGCGTCAGTCGGTCGACGAGCTGCTGCAGGCCTGCAGCCGGGCGGGCGATTTCCTGGAGCGTCCGCTGTCGCATCTTCCTTCGGCGCTGAAGACGGCCGAGCTGACGCTGATGCCCGAGCGGGTGGGCCGGTACAAGGTGATCGAAGAGCTGGGCGCGGGCGGGATGGGGGTGGTTTACCGGGCGTGGCAGGAGACGCCGGTGAAGCGGTTCGTGGCGCTCAAGATCATCAAGCCCGGAATCGATACGCGGCAGACGATCGTGCGTTTCGAATCGGAGCGGCAGGTGCTCGCGATGATGGAGCATCCGAACATCGCCCGGGTGCTCGATGCCGGAGCGACGGACGAGGGACGCCCGTTCTTCGTCATGGAGGTCGTGACCGGGGTCCCGATCACTCACTTCTGCGACGACCAGTCACTCGATGTGCCGGAGCGACTGAACCTGTTCATTGATGTCTGCGGCGCCATCCAGCACGCGCACCAGAAGGGAATCATTCACCGGGACCTGAAGCCGTCGAACATCCTGGTCACGGTCCAGGATGGTCACCCGGTGGTGAAGGTCATCGACTTTGGCGTGGCGAAAGCGATCGGTCCGGAGGCCGCGGACAATACGCTCACGTCGGCCGCGCAGTGGGTGGGGACTCCGCTGTACATGAGCCCGGAGCAGGCCTCCGGGTCCTCGGCGGACATCGACACGCGCAGCGACGTCTATTCGCTGGGCGTGATTCTGTACGAGCTCCTGTCGGGGACGACGCCCTTCGATGCGGAGACGCTGGCGCGGACGCACGAGGTGGAGAGGCGTCGCATTATCTGTGAGGAGGAGCCGACGTATCCGAGCGCGCGTGTGGCGGCGCTCGACCTGGGCGACCGCACGCGGGTGGCCGGTGAAGGACGGAACGAAACCCGCAGGCTGAGCCGGCAGTTGCGAGGAGAGCTGGACTGGATCGTCATGAAGGCTCTGGAGAAGGATCGGAATCGCAGGTACGACTCGGTGGGCGCCCTGACCGCGGATATCGAGCGGTTCCTTGGTGGAGAGCCCGTTTCGGCCGGACCGCCTTCACAGGTCTACCGACTCAAGAAGCTGGCGTGGCGTCACAGGCGGGCATTGACGGCAAGCCTGGCGATCGTGGTGGCGCTGGTCGCCGGCACGACGGTCGCCATCTGGCAGGCCATCGAGGCGAATGGGGCCCGAATCCTGGCGGACGACCGTCTGAGGACGTCTGAACTGATCCGGACCGACCTGAAGCTGGCCCGGGAAAGAGCCGACGCGGAGCGCGACCGCGCGCGGGGCAGCGAACTGGCATCGAGGCGGCTCCTGTACGCCTCGGAAATGCGTCTGGCGGTCGATGCCTGGAAGGCGAACGACGTCCGCCGGATGAGGGAGATTCTTGCCAGACACAGGCCTCGCCCGGGCGAGGTCGATCACCGCGGATTCGAATGGCACTTCCTGCACAGCCAGACCGGCATTCAATCGCAGGATCTGTACAAGTCATCGAAACCGATGCACTACATCCGGATTTCGCCGGATCAGAGGACGATTGCCGCGGCCGGCGCGGACGGGCAGATCCATCTTTTTGACGGGCAATCGCTGGAGCGGATCTTCTCGATCGACGCCGGGCCGAGCGAATTGAACGCGGTCGAGTTTTCGGCTGACAGTTCGAGGATCTACTCGGGCGATGATGCCGGCACGATTGCCGAGTGGAATCTTGTGACGGGGGACGAAGTGCGCCGAATCCAGGCGCATCAGGAGCAGGTCTTCGGGCTCGTGGCGCTGCCTGCGATGAACGCACTTGTCAGTGCCGGCCCGGATCGACTGATGCACGTCTGGAATCTGCCGGATCTCACACTGCGCGGCGCGCATGCTCATCATACGGCGACGATCCAGGCGCTCGCGGCGGCCCCGGCCGGAGACTGGGTTGCGGCCGGGGCGGATGACGACCATGTGTCTGTCTGGGATCTCAAATCTTCAGGGCCGATGTGGGCCCAGGCCGACCAGCCGATCTCACGGGTCAACAACCTGGCCGTCTCCCCGGATGGCCGTCTGCTGGCGACGGCCCATCTGAGCGGGCTTCTGACGTTCCGCGAATCGCTCAGCGGAGGTTTTCTGGGGCAGTATGTGTTTCCGGACTCGTTGCATTCGGTGGCCTTCACTCCCATGACGCACAAAGGGGCGTCGAGCCTGTGGGTCGCCGTGGGCGATCGAAGCGGCAGCATTTATCTCTACCCGGGCGCGATGTTCGCGCTGCACTCCGACTTGTTCCCGACGTCGACCATCGGGCAGGCACGCCATTGGCAGGCCCATGAAGGAAAGGTGTACGCGATGGCATTCACCGGCGACGGCCGGCGACTTCTGACTGCGGGGCAGGACGGGGCGATCAAGGCCTGGAATTACGAGGGGAGTTCCAGTTCACGACGGTTGCCGGGAAGAATCCATGACTTCGCGCTCATCTCCAATGATCGCGTCGCCACGGGCGACGACACCTGCGTAAGGCTCTCGCCGCTCTCCAAAGAAGGCCCGGTCCAGACCATCAAAGTTGCAGGCTATGGAGGGAGTCTGCAGTACGCGTCCGAGGCGGATACACTTTTTTTCTACGGGGCCCGAAGCAAGATTTACTCGGCTCCTGCGAGCGGCGGAACAGCGCGACTGGTGCATGCCAGACCCGCTGAGCTGCAGTATGGGCAATTTGCGGTTGATTCCAGCGGGAACAAACTGGCAGTCGTTCTGCTGTCGTCCGACCGTGTGGTGACGACTGGAGTGGGATTTCCGCTGCTTCCGGAGGTCCCCCCCATCCCCTGCGCGAGTGTCATTCACGAGATGCGTTTCTCGCGTGACGGCCACCTGGCGTTCGACCAGAGCAAAGACGTTCTGATTGCCGACTGCGAGACCGGCGAGATCGTGCAGACGCTGAAGGGGCATCAGACGACGGTCATGGACTTCGAATTCTCACCGGACGGCCGGAGGCTGGCCACGGTGTCTGGAGATCGCACGGTTCGTGTCTGGGACTGGAAGGAAGGAAAAGAGCTGTGGCGGGAGGTCGCCCACACCAATGAAGCCTATGCGGTCACGTTCTCGCCGGACGGCGAGACGGTCGCCACAGCCGGGACGGATGCAGCCCTGCGCCTGTGGCGCTGGAAGGAGAACACGCTGGTGCTGGAATACCGTCTGATCGACTGGCCGGTCGATCAGATCCAGTTTTCCGATGACGGCATGAAGTTACTTGTTCATGCCGACGACGGGCTGCGGATCTACGACGCGACGGCCGCTCCTTCCGAAACGTCGCCGAGCCTCAATGAGGATCTGCCGGGCGCAGCGAAGACGGGCCTGGAGAAGCGGCCTGCCGGTCCTGGATGA